A window of the Microbacterium sp. AZCO genome harbors these coding sequences:
- a CDS encoding gamma carbonic anhydrase family protein → MTIAEGASVLALPGKSPAVDPSAFIAAGARVVGAVTLEEGSSLWYNAVLRGDSDSITVGAGSNLQDNVSVHVDAGHPTVIGRDVSVGHNAVVHGCTIGDGSLIGMGSVVLSGAVIGEGCLVAGGAVVLEGAVIPPGSLVAGVPAKVRRELTDEERAGILRNAQTYRAHLSTHEGATPLGA, encoded by the coding sequence ATGACCATCGCCGAAGGTGCTTCCGTCCTCGCTCTGCCGGGCAAGTCGCCCGCCGTCGATCCGTCGGCCTTCATCGCGGCGGGTGCGCGCGTCGTCGGCGCGGTCACGCTCGAAGAAGGCTCGAGCCTCTGGTACAACGCGGTCCTCCGGGGCGACAGCGACTCGATCACGGTCGGCGCCGGCAGCAACCTGCAGGACAACGTCTCGGTGCACGTGGATGCCGGTCACCCGACCGTCATCGGACGTGACGTGTCGGTCGGCCACAACGCCGTGGTCCACGGGTGCACGATCGGCGACGGCTCCCTGATCGGCATGGGAAGCGTCGTGCTCTCGGGGGCGGTCATCGGAGAGGGATGCCTCGTCGCCGGCGGGGCCGTGGTCCTCGAGGGGGCCGTGATCCCGCCCGGCTCGCTCGTCGCGGGCGTGCCCGCCAAAGTGCGCCGCGAGCTCACCGACGAGGAGAGGGCCGGCATCCTGCGCAATGCTCAGACCTACCGCGCGCACCTCTCGACGCACGAGGGCGCCACACCGCTGGGGGCCTGA
- a CDS encoding DNA starvation/stationary phase protection protein yields the protein MTNTQTTPATAADPSVAAGTAQFLTPVALGLQALAVNGKQAHWNVRGANFIAIHELLDTIVTHAQDGADAAAERIVALGLPIDARLGTIAEKTKATAVPAGFTQWQDEIRAVISDMDVVIADVQAAIDGLDEVDLASQDIALAIKESLEKDRWFLFAHLAE from the coding sequence ATGACGAACACTCAGACCACCCCGGCCACCGCCGCAGACCCCTCGGTCGCAGCGGGCACCGCCCAGTTCCTCACGCCGGTCGCGCTCGGGCTGCAGGCCCTCGCCGTCAACGGCAAGCAGGCGCACTGGAACGTCCGTGGCGCGAACTTCATCGCGATCCATGAGCTCCTCGACACGATCGTCACGCACGCTCAGGACGGCGCCGACGCGGCCGCCGAGCGCATCGTGGCCCTCGGTCTCCCGATCGACGCCCGCCTCGGCACGATCGCCGAGAAGACCAAGGCGACTGCCGTCCCCGCCGGCTTCACGCAGTGGCAGGACGAGATCCGCGCCGTGATCAGCGACATGGACGTCGTCATCGCCGACGTGCAGGCGGCGATCGACGGCCTCGACGAGGTCGACCTCGCGAGCCAGGACATCGCCCTGGCCATCAAGGAGAGCCTCGAGAAGGACCGCTGGTTCCTCTTCGCCCACCTTGCGGAGTGA